The following proteins come from a genomic window of bacterium:
- a CDS encoding alpha/beta fold hydrolase, giving the protein MVLLPGWATDGRIFDGVFPGVTAVTTGPIRPDRFTARLAAFLDRKAHGPVTVVGWSLGGFLAAEFAREYPGRVRRIVLVGIRRAYPEEDIGAVRHSLSADPGGCLSGFYAQCFYPSHLPAYRRFRAGLQAAYLREMDGGVLRDGLSYLAGAKLSGETLPACPVAIVHGEKDVVAPLAEAEGIAGEGGNASFHPLPGAAHAAFLADGFRALIDDGQGRPSVGAGKDAPDSVAAADGQGRPSVGAGKDASDFKAPTGRGWPGAAGG; this is encoded by the coding sequence TTGGTCCTGCTGCCGGGGTGGGCGACGGACGGGCGGATCTTCGACGGGGTGTTCCCCGGCGTGACCGCCGTGACGACGGGGCCGATCCGGCCGGATCGGTTCACCGCGCGCCTCGCGGCGTTCCTCGACCGGAAGGCGCACGGTCCGGTGACGGTCGTCGGGTGGTCCCTCGGCGGGTTCCTCGCGGCGGAGTTCGCGCGGGAATACCCGGGCCGGGTGCGGCGCATCGTCCTCGTCGGCATTCGCCGCGCGTACCCGGAAGAAGACATCGGAGCCGTCCGGCATTCCCTTTCGGCCGACCCGGGCGGCTGTCTTTCCGGATTCTACGCGCAATGTTTCTATCCCTCCCATCTTCCCGCGTACCGCCGGTTCCGCGCAGGGCTCCAGGCGGCGTACCTGCGGGAGATGGACGGCGGCGTGCTCCGGGACGGGCTTTCCTACCTTGCGGGCGCGAAGCTCTCCGGCGAGACTCTTCCGGCATGTCCCGTCGCGATCGTCCATGGAGAGAAGGACGTGGTGGCGCCGCTCGCGGAGGCGGAAGGGATCGCCGGGGAGGGCGGGAATGCGTCGTTTCACCCCCTGCCGGGGGCGGCGCATGCCGCCTTCCTCGCCGACGGTTTCCGCGCGCTAATCGACGACGGCCAGGGACGGCCAAGTGTCGGGGCAGGCAAGGATGCCCCGGATTCCGTTGCCGCGGCCGACGGCCAGGGACGGCCAAGTGTCGGGGCAGGCAAGGATGCCTCCGATTTCAAAGCCCCGACCGGCCGGGGATGGCCTGGTGCGGCCGGTGGTTGA
- a CDS encoding methyltransferase domain-containing protein, with product MRPVVDPVVLRRFSAGAARYEAHAYAQRLSAADLLAYTKEWLPASWGRDGQGRPGAAAGRDAPGLVAAAGHRFTILEPGCGTGLYTRMLLDAFRGASVFGVDISEAMVRVAKRGIDDPRARFAVADAEEIAAGSYDLVTSNAAFQWFLSLPRTLERMASLLSGGGLLTFTFFGPETYAELDAALRTAAGATAGAAQVAAAAFHSREEISDALSAAFPRWDLVERRYYQEFPTLADLLRSIRYTGTGGGGSRESWSPGKLARVEKAYRDRSGGIKATYQVFLCRGIIGNGHGRPSAAAGREPGISSPRQGEAG from the coding sequence GTGCGGCCGGTGGTTGACCCCGTCGTCCTGCGGCGCTTCTCGGCCGGCGCGGCCCGCTACGAGGCGCATGCGTACGCGCAGCGGCTCTCCGCCGCCGACCTGCTGGCGTACACGAAGGAGTGGCTTCCGGCCTCTTGGGGTCGCGACGGCCAGGGACGGCCTGGTGCCGCGGCAGGCAGGGATGCCCCGGGTTTGGTCGCCGCGGCCGGCCATCGTTTCACCATCCTCGAGCCGGGCTGCGGGACAGGGCTCTACACGCGGATGCTCCTCGACGCCTTCCGCGGTGCGTCCGTGTTCGGGGTGGACATCTCGGAGGCGATGGTGCGCGTCGCGAAGCGGGGGATAGACGATCCGCGGGCCCGCTTCGCCGTGGCCGACGCGGAGGAGATCGCCGCGGGGAGCTACGACCTGGTCACCTCCAACGCCGCCTTCCAATGGTTTCTCTCCCTTCCCCGCACGCTGGAGCGGATGGCGTCCCTCCTTTCGGGCGGGGGGCTGCTCACCTTCACCTTCTTCGGTCCGGAGACGTACGCGGAGCTGGACGCCGCCCTCCGGACCGCGGCCGGGGCGACGGCCGGGGCGGCGCAGGTCGCCGCCGCGGCGTTCCATTCCCGGGAAGAGATCTCCGACGCCCTGTCGGCCGCGTTCCCGCGGTGGGACCTCGTCGAGCGGCGCTACTACCAGGAATTCCCGACCCTGGCGGACCTGTTGCGCAGTATCCGATACACGGGGACGGGCGGAGGCGGGTCGAGGGAGTCGTGGAGCCCGGGGAAGCTCGCCCGGGTCGAGAAGGCGTATCGGGATCGGTCCGGCGGGATCAAGGCGACGTACCAGGTCTTCCTTTGCCGGGGCATCATCGGCAATGGCCATGGAAGGCCAAGTGCCGCGGCAGGCAGGGAGCCCGGGATCTCGTCGCCGCGGCAGGGAGAAGCCGGGTGA
- the bioD gene encoding dethiobiotin synthase, with amino-acid sequence MKGVFVTGTGTGVGKTTVCGLLAGFLRAQGMRVTTQKWVETGATGGPSDIDEHRRLMGDSGTAPEPPLADRCPYRFTLPASPHLAAAYEGRRVDPGVIEAAYRRLAETHDAVVVEGAGGFLVPLSAEMSTGDLVARIGLPVLVVAANRLGCVNDALLTAEAVRRRGILLAGFVFNRLPADGQGRPSAATGRDAPESIVAADNPRIVAEITGAPVLGEVPPLSDPDRGAEAFAPVGRAFLERWRST; translated from the coding sequence GTGAAGGGGGTCTTCGTCACCGGCACCGGCACCGGCGTCGGGAAGACGACGGTGTGCGGCCTGCTGGCCGGCTTTCTCCGGGCGCAGGGGATGCGCGTGACGACGCAGAAGTGGGTCGAGACGGGAGCGACGGGCGGTCCGTCGGACATCGATGAACACCGCCGCCTGATGGGAGACTCCGGGACCGCGCCGGAACCGCCGCTCGCGGACCGGTGCCCGTACCGGTTCACCCTCCCCGCCTCGCCGCACCTGGCGGCGGCGTATGAGGGGCGGCGGGTGGACCCGGGCGTGATCGAGGCGGCGTACCGACGCCTCGCGGAGACCCATGATGCCGTGGTGGTCGAAGGGGCGGGCGGATTCCTCGTCCCGCTCTCCGCGGAGATGTCGACCGGCGACCTCGTCGCGCGGATCGGGCTTCCCGTCCTCGTGGTGGCGGCGAACCGTCTCGGCTGCGTGAACGATGCGTTGCTCACCGCGGAAGCGGTGCGCCGGCGCGGAATTCTTCTGGCGGGGTTCGTCTTCAACCGCCTCCCCGCCGATGGCCAGGGAAGGCCAAGTGCCGCGACAGGCAGGGATGCCCCGGAATCTATCGTCGCGGCCGACAATCCGCGGATCGTGGCGGAGATCACGGGGGCGCCCGTCCTGGGCGAGGTTCCCCCGCTGTCCGACCCGGACCGCGGCGCGGAGGCGTTCGCCCCCGTGGGGCGGGCGTTTCTCGAACGGTGGAGGTCGACCTGA
- the bioA gene encoding adenosylmethionine--8-amino-7-oxononanoate transaminase, whose translation MDPKGWLLKDLRHNWHPYTQMSTLATEPPMLIDRAEGLFLFDVEGNRYYDAISSWWCVVHGHGHPRIREAVTRQMERLDHVLFAGVTHEPAVRLASRLAAIAPEGLSRVFFSDNGSTAVEVALKMSLQCWRNLGREERTGFVCLDHGYHGDTTGCMSVSGVEAFLRAFRPILFPARRVPAPYCYRCPLGKAYPECGVSCVDALGDALREGGETIAAVILEPLLLGAGGMIVYPPEYLSRAVSLAREHGVHLILDEVATGFGRTGTMFACEQAGVSPDFLCLSKGLTGGTMPLAATLTTAEVYNSFLGGPDSGKTFYHGHTYTANPVGCAAALASLDLFEEEELVDRVAHLAPRLAEGVRDLAGLPMVGDVRGIGMVAALELVSDKETREPLPGTAPVFRDIRREGLRRGLFLRPMGNVVYLFLPQAVTREALDDILDRFGATLRMVLR comes from the coding sequence ATGGACCCGAAAGGCTGGCTCCTGAAGGACTTGCGGCACAACTGGCATCCGTACACCCAGATGAGCACCCTCGCGACGGAACCGCCGATGCTGATCGACCGCGCGGAAGGGCTCTTCCTCTTCGACGTGGAGGGGAACCGGTACTACGACGCGATCTCCAGCTGGTGGTGCGTCGTACACGGGCACGGGCACCCCCGGATCCGGGAGGCGGTGACGCGGCAGATGGAGCGGCTGGACCACGTCCTGTTCGCCGGCGTCACCCACGAGCCCGCGGTGCGCCTGGCCTCGCGGCTCGCCGCGATCGCCCCGGAAGGGCTCTCGCGCGTCTTCTTCTCGGACAACGGCTCCACGGCGGTGGAGGTGGCGCTCAAGATGTCGCTGCAGTGCTGGCGCAACCTCGGCCGGGAGGAGCGGACCGGGTTCGTCTGCCTCGATCACGGGTACCACGGGGACACCACCGGGTGCATGAGCGTCAGCGGCGTCGAGGCGTTCCTGCGCGCGTTCCGGCCGATCCTCTTCCCCGCCCGCCGGGTTCCCGCGCCGTACTGCTACCGGTGCCCCTTGGGGAAAGCGTACCCGGAGTGCGGGGTCTCGTGCGTCGACGCCCTGGGCGACGCGTTGCGGGAGGGTGGTGAAACAATCGCCGCGGTGATCCTCGAGCCGCTCCTGCTGGGCGCGGGCGGGATGATCGTCTACCCGCCGGAATACCTTTCCCGCGCGGTGTCCCTCGCACGCGAGCACGGCGTCCATCTCATCCTCGACGAGGTTGCGACGGGGTTCGGGCGGACGGGGACGATGTTCGCCTGCGAGCAGGCCGGCGTCTCGCCGGATTTCCTCTGCCTTTCGAAGGGGTTGACGGGCGGCACGATGCCGCTGGCCGCGACGTTGACCACAGCGGAGGTGTACAACTCCTTTCTCGGCGGCCCGGACAGCGGGAAGACGTTCTACCACGGCCACACGTACACGGCGAACCCGGTCGGCTGCGCGGCGGCGCTCGCCTCCCTCGACCTGTTCGAGGAGGAGGAACTCGTCGACCGCGTTGCGCATCTCGCTCCCCGCCTTGCGGAAGGGGTGAGGGATCTCGCCGGGCTGCCGATGGTGGGGGACGTGCGCGGGATCGGGATGGTGGCAGCGCTCGAGCTGGTTTCGGACAAGGAAACGAGGGAACCGCTGCCGGGGACGGCGCCGGTGTTCCGCGACATCCGCCGCGAGGGGCTGCGCCGGGGGCTCTTCCTGCGCCCGATGGGGAACGTCGTCTACCTCTTCCTGCCCCAGGCGGTCACCCGCGAGGCGCTCGACGACATCCTCGACCGCTTCGGGGCGACGCTTCGGATGGTCCTGCGATGA
- a CDS encoding NAD-dependent deacylase, with protein MNGAMGESGKWVRECRSLCVLTGAGVSSESGVPTFRGPEGLWKRRDPMSLATPEAFAEDPKEVWEWYQWRRRKIRGCVPNAGHTALAAVEAEKPDFLLVTQNVDGLHRAAGSRRIAEIHGNIWVVRCVGCGAERYEQGDFTDLPPRCGACGGLLRPGVVWFGEMLPREASDAAMEMLSRCEVLIVAGTSAVVAPASGYAAVAKDHGARVIEVNPDETPVSGICDATFRGKSGEVLPVLLGGSPESNAGTPRPS; from the coding sequence ATGAACGGGGCGATGGGCGAGTCCGGGAAGTGGGTGCGGGAGTGCCGCTCCCTGTGCGTCCTCACCGGCGCGGGCGTCTCGTCGGAGAGCGGCGTTCCCACGTTCCGCGGGCCGGAAGGGTTATGGAAGCGGCGGGACCCGATGTCGCTGGCCACCCCCGAGGCGTTCGCGGAGGACCCGAAGGAGGTCTGGGAGTGGTACCAGTGGCGGCGCCGGAAGATCCGCGGGTGCGTCCCCAACGCGGGGCACACGGCCCTCGCCGCCGTGGAAGCGGAGAAGCCGGACTTCCTCCTCGTGACGCAGAACGTGGACGGCCTGCACCGGGCCGCGGGGTCGCGAAGGATTGCGGAGATCCACGGGAACATCTGGGTGGTCCGTTGCGTGGGGTGCGGGGCGGAGCGGTACGAGCAAGGGGATTTCACGGATCTTCCGCCCCGCTGCGGCGCCTGCGGCGGCCTGCTGCGCCCCGGCGTGGTGTGGTTCGGCGAGATGCTTCCCCGCGAGGCGTCCGATGCCGCGATGGAGATGCTCTCCCGGTGCGAGGTGCTGATCGTAGCAGGCACCTCCGCGGTCGTCGCCCCCGCGTCCGGCTACGCCGCCGTGGCGAAGGATCACGGAGCGCGGGTGATCGAGGTGAACCCCGACGAGACGCCGGTCAGCGGCATCTGCGACGCGACGTTCCGGGGGAAATCGGGCGAGGTGCTCCCGGTGCTCCTCGGCGGATCCCCGGAGAGCAACGCCGGTACCCCTCGACCAAGTTAA
- a CDS encoding TatD family hydrolase encodes MFFDTHAHLDLSPLCEAEEEVVRRARDAGVTRIATVGIDPESGEKAVSIAHRHTGIYAIVGLHPHDATRLNDALLARLEALTGCDKVVAIGETGLDFFRDRAPRDLQRAAFREQIRLARRQGLPVVIHDRDAHDEVLSILAEENAAEVGGIIHCFSGDLAMARRAIAMNFLVSIPGAITYKGSEKQVEAVRELPLDRLLIETDCPFLAPVPHRGKTNEPSFVPLVAAKVAAIKGVTVEDVARTTTINALRLFRIPVEEEIRVTYRIRDSLYLNITNRCTNACTFCPKRGDYHVKGHLLKLPGEPAAAEVLAEVGDPTRFDEVVFCGFGEPLLRLDEVKEIAAELKARGARVRVNTDGLGNLVHGRNILPELAGRVDALSVSLNAPDARTYARICPNRYGAASFAALLDFLREAPKHVPSVTATAVALPGLDSEAVRRLAESIPGVSFRLRPYDDLG; translated from the coding sequence ATGTTCTTCGACACCCACGCGCACCTGGACCTTTCGCCGCTGTGCGAGGCGGAGGAGGAGGTCGTGCGCCGGGCGCGCGACGCGGGCGTAACGCGGATCGCCACGGTCGGCATCGACCCCGAGAGCGGCGAAAAGGCGGTATCGATCGCCCACCGGCACACGGGGATCTACGCGATCGTCGGCCTGCACCCGCACGACGCGACGCGGCTCAACGACGCGCTCCTCGCGCGCCTCGAGGCGCTCACCGGGTGCGACAAGGTGGTGGCGATCGGGGAAACGGGGCTGGACTTCTTCCGCGACCGCGCCCCCCGGGACCTCCAGCGCGCCGCCTTCCGCGAACAGATCCGCCTGGCCCGAAGGCAAGGCCTCCCCGTCGTCATCCACGACCGGGACGCGCACGACGAGGTGCTGTCGATCCTCGCGGAGGAGAACGCCGCGGAGGTGGGCGGCATCATCCACTGCTTCTCCGGGGACCTCGCGATGGCGCGCAGGGCGATCGCGATGAACTTCCTGGTTTCCATCCCCGGCGCGATCACCTACAAGGGATCGGAGAAGCAGGTGGAGGCGGTGCGGGAGCTGCCGCTGGACCGCCTGCTGATCGAGACGGACTGCCCCTTCCTGGCGCCGGTCCCGCACCGCGGGAAGACGAACGAGCCGTCGTTCGTTCCGCTCGTGGCGGCGAAGGTCGCGGCGATCAAGGGGGTCACCGTCGAGGACGTGGCCCGTACGACCACGATCAACGCCCTGCGCCTCTTCCGCATCCCCGTCGAGGAGGAGATCCGGGTCACCTACCGGATCCGCGATTCCCTCTACCTGAACATCACGAACCGTTGCACGAACGCCTGCACGTTCTGTCCGAAGCGCGGCGACTACCACGTGAAGGGACACCTGCTGAAATTGCCCGGGGAGCCGGCCGCCGCGGAGGTGCTCGCCGAGGTCGGGGACCCGACCCGGTTCGACGAGGTCGTCTTCTGCGGCTTCGGGGAGCCGCTGCTGCGCCTGGACGAGGTGAAGGAGATCGCGGCGGAGCTGAAAGCGCGCGGCGCGCGGGTGCGGGTCAACACGGACGGGCTGGGAAATCTCGTCCACGGCCGGAACATCCTGCCGGAGCTCGCCGGGCGGGTGGACGCCCTTTCCGTTTCCCTGAACGCGCCGGACGCGCGGACGTACGCCCGGATCTGTCCGAACCGGTACGGGGCGGCATCGTTCGCCGCCCTGCTCGATTTCCTCCGGGAGGCCCCAAAGCACGTCCCCTCGGTGACCGCTACCGCCGTCGCCCTGCCCGGCCTCGATTCCGAGGCGGTCCGCCGGCTCGCCGAGTCGATCCCCGGCGTCTCCTTCCGCCTGCGTCCTTACGACGACCTGGGGTGA
- the metG gene encoding methionine--tRNA ligase: protein MKETFYITTPIYYVNDVPHIGHAYTSIACDALARWHRMLGENVFFLTGTDEHGEKVQKTAAGKGLAPRELADQVVTNFQGLSAALSLSNTDFIRTTEPRHYASVQDLFRKSLANGDIYLGDYEGWYCVPDEAYWTELQLADGNCPTCGRPVEKRKEPSYFFRLSKYQQPLLDYYRKHPGFIRPESRRNEVVAFVEGGLNDLSVSRTSLSWGIPVPEAPGHVIYVWYDALTNYITGLGYPSPTAEFGTFWPADIHMVGKDILRFHAVYWPAFLMSAGIAPPLGVFAHGWWTVEGKKMSKSLGNVVDPYEMVRKYGADAFRYFLLREVSFGLDGDFSEKELIKRANSELADKLGNLLNRALGMLGKYFGSVVPAPGPSEPADAVLSACAHETRVSVLVAMKEVAFHKALAAIIDLVTKGNEYVQAMQPWVLAKDPGMRTRLGTVLYNALEASRVAALLMAPFTPTAAQKLWEALVPGGAPLENARIDRDGAWGGLAAGATLPAAAIVFPKIEV from the coding sequence GTGAAGGAGACGTTCTACATCACGACCCCGATCTACTACGTCAACGACGTCCCCCACATCGGGCATGCCTACACATCGATCGCCTGCGACGCCCTCGCCCGCTGGCACCGCATGCTGGGCGAGAATGTCTTTTTCCTCACGGGGACGGACGAGCACGGGGAGAAGGTGCAGAAGACGGCGGCGGGGAAAGGCCTCGCCCCGCGCGAGCTCGCCGACCAGGTCGTGACCAACTTCCAGGGGCTCTCGGCGGCCCTGTCGCTCAGCAACACGGACTTCATCCGCACCACGGAGCCGCGGCACTACGCCTCCGTGCAGGATCTCTTCCGCAAGTCGCTCGCCAACGGCGACATCTACCTGGGCGATTACGAGGGTTGGTACTGCGTCCCCGACGAGGCGTACTGGACCGAGCTGCAGCTCGCGGACGGGAATTGCCCGACGTGCGGCCGCCCGGTGGAGAAGCGGAAGGAGCCTTCCTACTTTTTCCGCCTCTCGAAGTACCAGCAGCCGCTCCTCGACTACTACCGGAAACACCCCGGCTTCATCCGGCCGGAGAGCCGCCGCAACGAGGTGGTCGCCTTCGTCGAGGGGGGCCTGAACGACCTGTCCGTCTCCCGCACCTCGCTCTCCTGGGGGATCCCCGTGCCCGAGGCGCCGGGACACGTGATCTACGTCTGGTACGACGCCCTCACCAACTACATCACCGGGCTGGGGTACCCGTCGCCCACGGCGGAGTTCGGGACATTCTGGCCCGCCGACATCCACATGGTGGGGAAGGACATCCTCCGGTTCCACGCCGTCTACTGGCCGGCGTTCCTGATGTCCGCCGGGATCGCGCCGCCGCTCGGGGTGTTCGCCCACGGCTGGTGGACCGTCGAGGGGAAGAAGATGAGCAAGTCGCTGGGGAACGTCGTCGACCCGTACGAGATGGTCCGGAAATACGGGGCGGACGCGTTCCGGTACTTCCTGCTGCGCGAGGTCTCCTTCGGGCTTGACGGCGACTTCTCGGAAAAGGAGCTGATCAAGCGGGCCAACTCGGAACTCGCGGACAAACTGGGCAACCTGCTGAACCGGGCGCTCGGGATGCTCGGGAAATATTTCGGCAGCGTCGTCCCCGCCCCGGGACCTTCCGAACCCGCGGACGCGGTCCTGTCGGCATGCGCTCACGAGACCAGGGTGTCCGTTCTGGTTGCGATGAAGGAGGTGGCGTTCCACAAGGCGCTCGCGGCGATCATCGATCTCGTGACGAAGGGGAACGAATACGTGCAGGCGATGCAGCCGTGGGTGCTGGCGAAGGACCCGGGAATGCGCACCCGGCTGGGGACGGTCCTCTACAACGCCCTCGAGGCGTCCCGGGTCGCCGCGCTGCTGATGGCCCCGTTCACCCCGACCGCGGCGCAGAAGCTGTGGGAAGCCCTCGTTCCCGGGGGAGCCCCCCTGGAAAACGCGCGGATCGACCGGGACGGCGCGTGGGGAGGGCTCGCGGCGGGCGCCACCCTTCCGGCGGCGGCCATCGTTTTCCCCAAGATCGAAGTTTGA
- the ricT gene encoding regulatory iron-sulfur-containing complex subunit RicT, translating into MKRKDMDIAGIRLRGVCKTFHFDCTGVALQRGDYAVVQTERGSSLGEVIRRIDGHAPKGDKPPFGKVLRIASAEDMRAHQENARRESEAEAFCTARISERGLPMKLVRAEYLLDRSKVVFYFTADGRIDFRELVKDLAHELRTRIEMRQIGVRDEARAVGGVGPCGKELCCATFLRDFEPITVKMAKDQKLSLNPAKLSGVCGRLMCCLIYEHDSYTRQKGCGTCASPKAPPPAPTAAAQEPDDAEEMTARLTDDEEGTP; encoded by the coding sequence ATGAAGCGCAAGGATATGGACATCGCCGGTATCCGCCTTCGTGGCGTCTGCAAGACCTTTCACTTCGACTGCACGGGGGTGGCCCTGCAGCGGGGCGACTACGCCGTCGTGCAGACGGAGCGGGGATCGTCGCTCGGCGAGGTGATCCGCCGGATCGACGGCCACGCGCCGAAGGGAGACAAGCCCCCCTTCGGCAAGGTCCTCCGGATCGCCTCCGCGGAGGACATGCGCGCCCACCAGGAGAACGCCCGCAGGGAATCCGAGGCGGAAGCGTTCTGCACCGCCCGCATCTCGGAGCGGGGACTCCCGATGAAGCTGGTGCGGGCCGAGTACCTCCTCGACCGCAGCAAGGTGGTCTTCTACTTCACGGCCGACGGCCGGATCGACTTCCGGGAACTGGTCAAGGACCTGGCCCACGAGCTTCGCACGCGCATCGAGATGCGCCAGATCGGGGTGCGCGACGAGGCGCGCGCGGTCGGCGGGGTCGGCCCGTGCGGCAAGGAGCTTTGCTGCGCGACCTTCCTGCGCGACTTCGAGCCGATCACGGTCAAGATGGCGAAGGACCAGAAGCTCTCGCTCAACCCGGCGAAGCTCTCCGGGGTCTGCGGGCGGCTGATGTGCTGCCTGATCTACGAGCACGACTCGTACACCCGCCAGAAGGGATGCGGGACCTGCGCCTCCCCCAAGGCACCTCCGCCCGCACCGACCGCCGCCGCGCAGGAGCCCGACGACGCCGAGGAGATGACCGCCCGGCTGACCGACGACGAGGAGGGCACGCCGTGA
- the holB gene encoding DNA polymerase III subunit delta' gives MVEPLSAVIGQERAIALLRRYIGAGAVPQGLLFSGEEGVGKEKAARAFAAALICRKPGTDGACGSCHDCRLFASGAHPNFLFIAPETQFLRIDEIRALREELSLKAFSDRPRVAILCPADRMTPQAANALLKTLEEPPAGAHLILVAHRTSVLMPTIVSRCQRVPFFPIAAGTVAEILSRHPDVGGEHPRPVIVLAAKVSGGSPGRALSLLPELAGEREAWLALFTKLSPAAAVKLAESWKGEGDTPGRLAAPLSLVRDLSLLSSGGGADIMNEDLREPLASAAVQPPENGWDAAFRELLSISRMPPQPQKRLMLEAFFFGLHGKG, from the coding sequence ATGGTAGAACCCCTCTCCGCGGTCATCGGCCAGGAACGGGCAATCGCCCTCCTGCGTCGATACATCGGCGCGGGCGCGGTCCCCCAGGGGCTTCTCTTCTCCGGCGAGGAGGGGGTGGGGAAGGAGAAGGCCGCCCGGGCGTTCGCCGCGGCCCTGATCTGCCGGAAGCCCGGGACGGACGGGGCGTGCGGATCGTGTCACGACTGCCGGCTGTTCGCGTCCGGCGCCCATCCGAACTTCCTTTTCATCGCGCCGGAAACGCAGTTCCTCCGGATCGACGAAATCCGCGCGCTGCGGGAGGAGCTCTCGCTCAAGGCGTTCTCCGACCGCCCCCGCGTCGCGATCCTTTGTCCCGCCGACCGGATGACGCCGCAGGCCGCGAACGCCCTGCTGAAAACGCTCGAGGAGCCGCCGGCCGGAGCGCACCTGATCCTGGTCGCCCACAGGACCTCGGTCCTGATGCCCACGATCGTCTCCCGGTGCCAGAGAGTCCCCTTCTTCCCGATCGCCGCCGGCACGGTCGCGGAGATCCTGTCCCGCCACCCCGACGTCGGTGGGGAGCATCCCCGCCCCGTGATCGTGCTGGCCGCCAAGGTCTCCGGGGGAAGCCCCGGGCGCGCCCTCTCGCTCCTGCCCGAACTCGCGGGGGAGCGGGAGGCATGGCTCGCGCTCTTCACGAAGCTTTCCCCGGCGGCGGCGGTGAAACTCGCCGAGAGCTGGAAGGGGGAGGGGGACACCCCGGGGCGCCTGGCCGCCCCGCTCTCGCTGGTACGGGATCTGTCCCTCTTATCTTCCGGGGGCGGAGCGGATATAATGAACGAGGATCTGCGGGAGCCCCTCGCGTCCGCGGCCGTCCAACCGCCGGAAAACGGGTGGGACGCGGCGTTCCGGGAGCTCCTGTCGATCTCCCGCATGCCTCCACAGCCCCAGAAGCGGCTGATGCTGGAGGCGTTTTTCTTCGGATTGCACGGGAAGGGATGA
- the tmk gene encoding dTMP kinase — MKAPFVTFEGIEGSGKTTQLRRLSAHLAAKNVPHTVTREPGGTPLADQIRGLVLVPREEIVFPEAELLLYEAARAQHARGLILPALQSGRAVLCDRFCDATTAYQAHARGLDPELVERLNRFAAAGLVPGLTLLFDLPPEEGFARVKGRGMARDRLERESLDFHRAVRAGYLRLAEREPGRIHPIDAAAPEEEVFRSVLQAVAQRFGW; from the coding sequence CTGAAAGCGCCGTTCGTCACATTTGAGGGCATCGAGGGCTCCGGCAAGACGACCCAGCTCCGGCGGCTCTCCGCGCACCTCGCCGCGAAGAACGTCCCGCACACCGTCACCCGGGAGCCGGGCGGCACTCCCCTTGCGGACCAGATCCGCGGTCTCGTGCTCGTCCCCCGCGAGGAAATCGTCTTCCCCGAGGCCGAGCTTCTCCTCTACGAGGCGGCGCGGGCCCAGCATGCCCGCGGGCTCATCCTTCCTGCCCTCCAGTCCGGACGGGCCGTCCTGTGCGACCGCTTCTGTGACGCGACGACGGCGTACCAGGCGCACGCGCGCGGGCTCGACCCGGAGCTGGTGGAGCGGCTGAACCGGTTCGCCGCGGCAGGGCTCGTCCCCGGCCTGACGCTCCTGTTCGACCTGCCGCCCGAGGAGGGGTTCGCCCGCGTCAAGGGGCGCGGGATGGCAAGGGACCGCCTGGAGCGGGAATCCCTCGACTTCCACCGTGCCGTGCGCGCGGGATACCTCCGCCTCGCCGAACGGGAACCGGGCCGGATCCACCCGATCGACGCCGCCGCCCCGGAAGAAGAGGTGTTCCGGAGCGTCCTCCAGGCGGTGGCGCAGCGGTTCGGATGGTAG